A single window of Salvelinus namaycush isolate Seneca chromosome 11, SaNama_1.0, whole genome shotgun sequence DNA harbors:
- the LOC120055512 gene encoding schwannomin-interacting protein 1-like: MVHQEKRVYQAQRNDRESIRQKLALGSFYDDEEPVIYNSCSKNGLPTRPPSGVNLQVCFVNDSSSDKDSDAEDSKTETSLDTPLSPVSKQSSSLSDRDTGEEDSDPLEDCGFWRVQRRLQEEARVALALARPMARMQVEVERQIQLHRRSPVADLLPHLPHISEGLMKRSLRRGDMRDMSLGQLQVITNDLHSQIQSLNEELVQLLLMRDELHVEQDAMLVDVEDLTRHAQSQQRHLAEKTLSK; the protein is encoded by the exons ATGGTGCATCAGGAGAAACGTGTCTACCAG GCCCAGAGGAATGACAGAGAGTCCATCAGGCAGAAGCTGGCTCTTGGCAGTTTCTATGACGACGAGGAGCCAGTCATCTACAACAGCTGCAGCAAGAACGGCCTTCCCACCCG TCCTCCGAGTGGTGTGAACCTGCAGGTGTGTTTTGTGAATGACAGCAGCAGTGACAAGGACAGCGATGCCGAGGACAGCAAGACAGAGACCAGCCTGGATACGCCGCTGTCACCCGTG AGTAAGCAGAGTTCGTCGCTGTCGGACCGGGACACGGGCGAGGAGGACTCGGACCCCCTAGAGGACTGTGGCTTCTGGCGGGTGCAGCGGCGGCTCCAGGAGGAGGCCAGGGTGGCGCTGGCGTTGGCTCGCCCCATGGCCCGCATGCaagtggaggtagagagacagatcCAGCTCCACCGCCGCTCGCCCGTCGCCGacctg CTGCCCCACCTGCCCCACATCAGTGAGGGTCTGATGAAGAGGAGTCTGAGGAGGGGAGACATGAGGGACATGAGCCTGGGCCAGCTCCAGGTCATCACCAACGATCTGCACTCACAAATACAGA GCCTGAATGAGGAGCTGGTGCAGCTGTTGCTGATGAGAGATGAGCTCCATGTGGAGCAGGACGCCATGCTGGTGGACGTAGAGGACCTGACCAG GCATGCTCAGAGCCAGCAGAGACACCTGGCAGAGAAAACCCTTTCCAAATAA